The Bacteroidota bacterium genome includes a region encoding these proteins:
- a CDS encoding acylphosphatase, whose amino-acid sequence MQKHYNITIRGKVQGVGFRWATLNSAKHFNITGFVKNLPNGSVYIEAEGKVENLDAFKMWCNNGPSHSYIKSINISESQVENFQDFNVKY is encoded by the coding sequence TTGCAAAAACATTATAATATTACTATAAGAGGAAAAGTTCAAGGAGTAGGTTTCAGATGGGCAACATTGAATTCTGCAAAACATTTTAATATTACAGGCTTTGTAAAAAACCTCCCAAATGGTTCTGTGTATATTGAAGCAGAAGGCAAAGTTGAAAACTTAGATGCATTCAAAATGTGGTGCAATAACGGACCTTCACACTCCTATATAAAAAGCATCAATATTTCTGAAAGTCAAGTAGAAAATTTTCAAGATTTTAATGTGAAATACTGA